The DNA window CGTCCGCCACGTGCGGTTCGTCGATGGGGCGGCCGATTTGCGAGAGGAGGCGAACCCGCATGTCGCGGATGCCGTCCACTTCGGCGACGACGGTTTCGGCAATTTCCGTGCTCAGCAGGTTGTAAATCTTCCCGATGTGGTTGACGGGGTTCTTGCCGCTCGTGGCTTCCATGCTCATCGAGCGGTTCGGCGTGATGAGACCGTTCGCGCGGTTACCGCGGCCGACGGAGCCGTCGTCGCCCATCTCGGCGCTGGTGCCGGTCGTCGTGAGGTAGATGCTCTCGTCGTCGTCGGCGGTGTTGACGTAGACGTTCACCTCGCGGTCGGTGTACTCGCACGCGACCTGATGGGTGTAATCGCGGACCGCCTCGACCATCGCGTCGTACTCCTCGCGGTTTTCGACGTATTTGTCCACCATCGCGGCGGCGACGGTCACGTCGATGGTGTCGCGCTCGCGCTTGCCCATGATTTTCACGTCGGGGCCGAGCGCGGGGTTGTCCGCCGCGAACTCGCCGTTGAGCCGTCGTTCGGCGTTCAGCACGATTTGTTCGGTTTCGGAGAGGGGGGCGTGGCCGACGCCGAAACTCGTGTCGTTCGCCATCGGAACCGTCGCGCCCTCCTCGGAGAAGACGTCTTGGAGGTCGCCGCTTCCCTCCCCGAGTTTCACGTCGATGATGACGTCACGGCCGACGTCGAGTTCGGGGATGTTCTCGTGGAGGTACTCGCGCGCGGCGTCGAGCGCCACGGTGTCGGTCGGGATTTTCGTTCCTTCGTATTCCTTTGTCGCGCGGCCGACGATGAGGATGTAGATGGGTTCGACGAGTTCGCCGCCGCCGAACCGCGGGTTCGAACTCCCGGCGACGAGTTGCGCCTCGTCCGTGTTGTAGTGGAGGACTTTGCCCACGCGGTCGAGATACGTCTGCGAGAGCGCGCTAGAGACCGCTTCCGCGATACCGTCACAGATGGAGTCGGGGTGGCCGATTCCCTTTCGTTCGACGATTTCGATGTCCTGATCTTCGACCGCCCGACGGTCGATAGGTTCCACCTGAATGTTCCGCTCGGTCATTATATCGGATTCGCAGTCACGGATTCTATAACTTGCGGAAACGCTTTCGACCACAGGTATTACCGTTACTCATCTTCGAGCAGCAATCCGAGATACGACGTTCGTATCTGGTCGTCGGGGTCGAGACCGAGTTCGTGAAGGACCTCGTAAGCACCCACGCGGGCGGATTCGACACCCGCTTCGTTCGTCTCGGTTTCGACCTCGACGAACTCGCCGAGCCCCGTCACGACGTCGAGGCTGACGACGTAGCTATCCAGTTCGTAGCGTTCGCGTTCCTTGTGGACGGTCGCCGCCGATTCGAACCCGAGCGCCGAGAGCAGTTGGTCCACGGTTTCCCCGTCGCCGACCACGGTCTCGTGTTCCTTGCGCGTCTTCGATTCCTGCTCGACCAACGGCCCCTTGTAGGTCACGACCTCCACCGCGTCGTCGTCGTCCGCCTCCCGCCGGATGCGGAGCGCTTCGTCGGTCTCCGCGAAGTCACGGTGGGGAGCGTCGTAGTAGAAATCCTCCTGCGTCACCGTGCCGAGCGAGCGGGCGTCGAGTTCGTGAAGGCGTTCCCGGACCGTCTCGTGGTCGGCCCGGACCTTCACTTCGACTTCGTACATGCTCGGGACGAAGGGGGCGGGAGTCAAAAGCACACCGTGTCGGCGAAATCACGCCGTTCGCGTCGCTGCCGTGTCCCGTTCCGCTCCGTTCGCTCCACCAGCGACGCCGAGATAATCGGCGAGGGTTCGCAAGTCGCTCGCCTCGCGGTCGAACGCCCGAACGTCGTTTTCCGACACCGTGTTGTCGAACTTCAGCGACCGATACTGGTCCGAACCCATGGGAACGAACGGAATCGCGTCCGCGACCGTCAGCCCGATTCCGGCGAGCGGCATCGGAATCGGCAGGACGGCGACCGACTTCCCGTCGGCGCGATAGGCGAGTTTCGCCACGTCGGCGAGGGTGAGCACCTCGGGCCCGCCGAGGTCGTAGGCGCGTCCGAGGCGGGCGTCGTCCTCCACGCAGTCGGCCAGTATCGGCGCGAGGTCGCCCACCCAAATCGGCTGGAACCGCGTCTTCCCGCCCCCCGGCAGTCCCGTCACGTACGGCGTGGTGAGCACCTTCGTGAACGAGACGAACTCGCCGCCGTCGCCGAAGACGACCGACGGACGCACGATGACCCACTCCAGCGACGAGTCGCGGACGACTTCCTCGGCTTCGCCCTTCGCCCGGATGTAGGCGGTCGTTCCGCCCGGGTCGGCACCCAACGCGCTCATCTGGACGAGTTTCGGGACGCCGTGCTCTTCGGCCGCCCGAACGACGTTTTCCGTCCCACCGAGGTGGACCG is part of the Haladaptatus paucihalophilus DX253 genome and encodes:
- a CDS encoding methionine adenosyltransferase, encoding MTERNIQVEPIDRRAVEDQDIEIVERKGIGHPDSICDGIAEAVSSALSQTYLDRVGKVLHYNTDEAQLVAGSSNPRFGGGELVEPIYILIVGRATKEYEGTKIPTDTVALDAAREYLHENIPELDVGRDVIIDVKLGEGSGDLQDVFSEEGATVPMANDTSFGVGHAPLSETEQIVLNAERRLNGEFAADNPALGPDVKIMGKRERDTIDVTVAAAMVDKYVENREEYDAMVEAVRDYTHQVACEYTDREVNVYVNTADDDESIYLTTTGTSAEMGDDGSVGRGNRANGLITPNRSMSMEATSGKNPVNHIGKIYNLLSTEIAETVVAEVDGIRDMRVRLLSQIGRPIDEPHVADAHVVTEEGVELSDIEPEIVDIVDEELADVSSITKRAIDGDVTTF
- a CDS encoding complex I NDUFA9 subunit family protein, giving the protein MRVLIVGGSGFVGTALTEELHGRGHDVTVLSRSPRDSDLPTGVETVSGDVTDYESIEGAFSGRDAVVNLVALSPLFKPPSGASHESVHLGGTENVVRAAEEHGVPKLVQMSALGADPGGTTAYIRAKGEAEEVVRDSSLEWVIVRPSVVFGDGGEFVSFTKVLTTPYVTGLPGGGKTRFQPIWVGDLAPILADCVEDDARLGRAYDLGGPEVLTLADVAKLAYRADGKSVAVLPIPMPLAGIGLTVADAIPFVPMGSDQYRSLKFDNTVSENDVRAFDREASDLRTLADYLGVAGGANGAERDTAATRTA
- the cyaB gene encoding class IV adenylate cyclase, with the protein product MYEVEVKVRADHETVRERLHELDARSLGTVTQEDFYYDAPHRDFAETDEALRIRREADDDDAVEVVTYKGPLVEQESKTRKEHETVVGDGETVDQLLSALGFESAATVHKERERYELDSYVVSLDVVTGLGEFVEVETETNEAGVESARVGAYEVLHELGLDPDDQIRTSYLGLLLEDE